One genomic region from Methanocaldococcus fervens AG86 encodes:
- a CDS encoding ArsR/SmtB family transcription factor, whose product MEKYEKAAEIFKAFGDPTRLMILKLLSENGSMCVCKIIDELKKPQPTISHHLNILKKAGIVKARKEGTWNFYYIVDDRVKEIIKLVDEL is encoded by the coding sequence ATGGAAAAATACGAAAAAGCAGCTGAAATATTTAAAGCATTTGGAGACCCAACAAGATTAATGATTTTAAAGTTATTGTCAGAGAATGGAAGCATGTGCGTTTGTAAGATAATAGATGAATTAAAAAAGCCACAACCAACAATTTCACACCACTTAAATATTTTAAAGAAAGCAGGAATTGTTAAAGCAAGAAAAGAAGGAACATGGAACTTCTATTATATAGTTGACGACAGAGTTAAGGAAATAATTAAATTAGTTGATGAATTATAA